A single region of the Streptomyces sp. NBC_00236 genome encodes:
- a CDS encoding transglycosylase domain-containing protein, protein MSDEPQQPNGDPADPGWTPRDLSADAAAPADQGTQAKGAGKQKKPKRPKRTGWRRAIPTWRMVLGAVLLVALVLIGGFIAGYQLVDIPPANASATAQSNVYLYKDGSVIARDGEVNRENVRLAQVPRTVQHAVLAAEDRDFYSERAVDIKAMVRAGWNTLTGKGKQGGSTITQQYVKNYYLGQEQTVVRKIKEFFIAIKLNREETKDQIFEGYLNTSYFGRNAYGIQAAAQAYYSKDIGDITTAEGAYLASLLNAPSAYDVITHPENKPAALARWNYVLDGMVKEDWLGAGERAALTFPLPGPVKPANSLSGQRGYIVQAVEDYLIQNDILDEKTLATRGYRITTTLEKKKQDALVEAVDDNVMSKTSKKNKADRNVRVGGASIDPATGRVLALYGGIDYTRQYVNNATRRDYQVGSTFKPFVFTSAVANRSTTQDGRRITPSTIYDGTNKRMVQGPDGPTGYDPANEDDVSYGPITVRTATDKSVNAVYAQMAEDVGPEKVRTTAIDLGIPKDTPDLTASPSIALGPSTASVLDMTEAYATLADHGRHGDHVLVDQVTKDGESVRLPGRTTKQAVTREAADTTTSILQSVVDGGTGTAAQGSGRPSAGKTGTAEEDRAAWFAGYTPDLATVIAVMGQDPDTGAQESLYGALGLPRINGGGAPAQTWAQYTRTALRGTPVANFHLNLESGTDETELPSEEDTAPGTTGQPSRTPSSTAPTTSSSAPPTTPSTPETTPGTTDNPIGGLTNGGTDTEGGANGGDTGGEDDGGGDNGGNDNGGGDNGGGILEGARGTRAPATRP, encoded by the coding sequence ATGAGCGACGAGCCACAGCAGCCGAACGGGGACCCGGCAGACCCGGGCTGGACCCCCAGGGACCTGTCTGCCGACGCCGCCGCCCCCGCGGATCAGGGCACCCAGGCCAAGGGCGCGGGAAAGCAGAAGAAGCCCAAACGCCCCAAACGCACCGGCTGGCGCCGCGCGATCCCCACCTGGCGCATGGTCCTCGGCGCCGTCCTCCTCGTCGCACTGGTCCTGATCGGCGGATTCATCGCCGGCTACCAACTCGTCGACATCCCGCCCGCCAACGCCAGCGCCACCGCCCAGTCCAACGTCTACCTCTACAAGGACGGCAGCGTCATCGCCCGCGACGGCGAGGTGAACCGGGAGAACGTCAGACTCGCCCAGGTCCCCCGCACCGTCCAGCACGCCGTCCTCGCCGCCGAGGACCGCGACTTCTACTCCGAACGCGCTGTCGACATCAAGGCGATGGTCCGGGCCGGCTGGAACACCCTCACCGGCAAGGGCAAACAGGGCGGCTCCACCATCACCCAGCAGTACGTCAAGAACTACTACCTGGGCCAGGAACAGACCGTCGTCCGCAAGATCAAGGAATTCTTCATCGCGATCAAGCTCAACCGCGAGGAGACCAAGGACCAGATCTTCGAGGGCTACCTCAACACCAGCTACTTCGGCCGCAACGCCTACGGCATCCAGGCCGCCGCCCAGGCCTACTACAGCAAGGACATCGGCGACATCACCACCGCCGAAGGCGCCTACCTCGCCTCCCTGCTCAACGCCCCCAGCGCCTACGACGTCATCACCCACCCCGAGAACAAACCCGCGGCCCTCGCCCGCTGGAACTACGTACTCGACGGCATGGTCAAGGAGGACTGGCTCGGCGCCGGCGAACGCGCCGCCCTCACCTTCCCCCTGCCCGGCCCCGTCAAGCCCGCCAACAGCCTCTCCGGACAGCGCGGCTACATCGTCCAGGCCGTCGAGGACTACCTGATCCAGAACGACATCCTCGACGAGAAGACCCTCGCCACCCGCGGCTACCGCATCACCACCACGCTGGAGAAGAAGAAACAGGACGCCCTCGTCGAAGCCGTCGACGACAACGTCATGTCCAAGACCAGCAAGAAGAACAAGGCCGACCGCAACGTCCGCGTCGGCGGCGCCTCCATCGACCCCGCCACCGGCCGCGTCCTCGCCCTGTACGGCGGCATCGACTACACCCGGCAGTACGTCAACAACGCGACCCGCCGCGACTACCAGGTCGGCTCCACCTTCAAACCGTTCGTCTTCACCTCCGCCGTCGCCAACCGCTCCACCACCCAGGACGGCCGCCGCATCACCCCCAGCACCATCTACGACGGCACCAACAAACGCATGGTCCAGGGACCCGACGGACCCACCGGATACGACCCCGCCAACGAGGACGACGTCAGCTACGGCCCCATCACCGTCCGCACCGCCACCGACAAGTCCGTCAACGCCGTCTACGCGCAGATGGCCGAGGACGTCGGCCCCGAGAAGGTACGCACCACCGCCATCGACCTCGGCATCCCGAAGGACACCCCCGACCTCACCGCATCACCGTCGATCGCCCTGGGCCCCTCCACCGCCAGCGTCCTCGACATGACCGAGGCCTACGCCACCCTCGCCGACCACGGCAGGCACGGCGACCACGTCCTCGTCGACCAGGTCACCAAGGACGGCGAGAGCGTCAGGCTCCCCGGCCGCACCACCAAGCAGGCCGTCACCCGCGAAGCCGCCGACACCACCACGTCAATCCTCCAGAGCGTCGTCGACGGCGGCACCGGCACCGCCGCCCAGGGCTCCGGCCGCCCCTCCGCCGGAAAGACCGGCACCGCCGAGGAGGACAGGGCCGCCTGGTTCGCCGGCTACACCCCCGACCTCGCCACCGTCATCGCCGTCATGGGCCAGGACCCCGACACCGGCGCCCAGGAGTCCCTCTACGGAGCGCTCGGCCTGCCCCGCATCAACGGCGGCGGCGCCCCCGCCCAGACCTGGGCCCAGTACACCCGCACCGCCCTGCGCGGCACCCCGGTCGCCAACTTCCACCTCAATCTGGAGAGCGGAACCGACGAGACCGAACTCCCCAGCGAGGAGGACACCGCACCCGGCACCACCGGACAGCCCTCCCGCACCCCCTCCAGCACCGCACCCACCACGTCCTCCAGCGCCCCGCCCACCACCCCGTCGACCCCGGAGACCACCCCCGGCACCACCGACAACCCCATCGGCGGCCTCACGAACGGCGGCACGGACACCGAAGGCGGCGCCAACGGCGGCGACACAGGCGGCGAGGACGACGGCGGCGGAGACAACGGGGGAAACGACAACGGTGGCGGAGACAACGGCGGCGGCATCCTCGAAGGCGCCCGCGGCACCCGCGCCCCCGCCACCCGTCCATGA
- a CDS encoding DMT family transporter yields the protein MAWVLLVVAGLLEVAWSIGMKYTEGFTRLWPSVFTGLGIVASMLLLSHAARTLPIGTAYGVWVGIGAAGAAVLGMVVLHEPVTAARIFFVCLLLVAVVGLKATSGH from the coding sequence ATGGCGTGGGTTCTGTTGGTGGTCGCGGGTCTGCTGGAAGTGGCCTGGTCGATCGGGATGAAGTACACCGAGGGGTTCACGCGGCTGTGGCCGAGTGTGTTCACGGGGCTGGGGATCGTGGCGAGCATGCTGTTGTTGTCGCATGCGGCGCGGACGTTGCCGATCGGTACGGCGTACGGGGTGTGGGTCGGTATCGGTGCGGCGGGTGCGGCGGTGCTGGGCATGGTGGTGCTGCATGAGCCGGTGACGGCGGCCCGGATCTTCTTCGTGTGTCTGCTGCTGGTGGCCGTGGTGGGGCTGAAGGCGACTTCGGGTCACTGA
- a CDS encoding GroES family chaperonin, with the protein MSENSDDKLPIRMLHDRVLVRSDSPEGERRSGGGILIPATAAVGRRLGWAVVVAVGQNVRTVEPGDRVLYDPEDRAEVEVRGVAYVLMRERDLHAVAADRFEGSVDSTGLYL; encoded by the coding sequence GTGAGCGAGAACAGCGACGACAAGCTGCCCATCCGGATGCTGCACGACCGTGTGCTGGTCCGGTCCGATTCGCCCGAGGGCGAGCGGCGTTCGGGCGGCGGCATTCTGATTCCGGCGACGGCTGCGGTCGGGCGCCGGCTGGGGTGGGCCGTGGTGGTTGCGGTGGGGCAGAACGTGCGGACGGTGGAGCCGGGGGACCGGGTGCTGTACGACCCCGAGGACCGGGCCGAGGTCGAGGTGCGGGGCGTGGCGTATGTGCTGATGCGGGAGCGGGATCTGCATGCGGTGGCTGCGGACCGCTTCGAGGGTTCGGTGGATTCGACCGGCTTGTACCTGTAG
- a CDS encoding DUF3618 domain-containing protein, which produces MSDARSPAQIEADIISRREQLAVVLDEIGVRVHPKTIVGDAKAKAAEAVDRTAGRAFVAVNRTVSDVKAQFVSEDGAPRLERVIPAALLVVGVVGLVVVSGRRRKR; this is translated from the coding sequence GTGTCGGATGCCAGGAGCCCTGCGCAGATCGAGGCGGACATCATCAGCAGGCGCGAGCAGCTCGCGGTGGTGCTCGATGAGATCGGGGTGCGGGTGCACCCGAAGACGATCGTTGGTGACGCGAAGGCGAAGGCGGCCGAGGCCGTGGACCGGACGGCCGGGCGGGCGTTCGTCGCGGTGAACCGGACGGTGTCGGACGTGAAGGCGCAGTTCGTGTCGGAGGATGGTGCGCCGCGTCTGGAGCGGGTGATTCCGGCGGCGTTGCTGGTGGTGGGTGTGGTGGGTCTGGTCGTCGTGTCGGGGCGGCGCAGGAAGCGGTGA
- the bcp gene encoding thioredoxin-dependent thiol peroxidase, with protein MSERLKPGDTAPAFTLPDADGNDVSLADHKGRKVIVYFYPRALTPGCTKQACDFTDNLDLLATAGYDVIGVSPDKPEKLAKFRDEENLKVTLVGDPAKETLEAYGAFGEKQNYGKTVMGVIRSTIVVDENGKVEHAFYNVRATGHVAKIIKDLGI; from the coding sequence ATGAGCGAGCGACTCAAGCCCGGCGACACCGCCCCCGCCTTCACCCTCCCCGACGCCGACGGGAACGACGTCTCGCTCGCGGACCACAAAGGCCGCAAGGTCATCGTCTACTTCTACCCCCGCGCCCTCACCCCCGGCTGCACCAAGCAGGCCTGCGACTTCACCGACAACCTCGACCTCCTGGCCACCGCCGGATACGACGTCATCGGCGTCTCCCCCGACAAGCCGGAGAAGCTCGCCAAATTCCGCGACGAGGAAAACCTCAAGGTCACCCTGGTCGGCGACCCCGCCAAGGAGACCCTGGAGGCCTACGGCGCCTTCGGCGAGAAGCAGAACTACGGCAAAACGGTGATGGGCGTCATCCGCTCCACGATCGTCGTCGACGAGAACGGCAAGGTCGAGCACGCCTTCTACAACGTGCGCGCCACCGGCCACGTCGCCAAGATCATCAAGGACCTCGGCATCTGA
- the proP gene encoding glycine betaine/L-proline transporter ProP: MAASDPHQAADPEAVKRHPALFRAIRKRQNPKLRRTDITITDDQAVKRAVKAASLGNAMEWFDFGIYSYLAATLGHVFFPSGNDTTQLLSSFATFAVAFLVRPLGGMFFGPMGDKIGRKKVLALTMILMAVGTFAIGVIPSHDTIGVGAPILLIVFRMLQGFSTGGEYGGASTFIAEYAPDKRRGYFGSFLEFGTLAGYVGAAGLVTALYALLNDTQMEAWGWRIPFLVAGPLGLVGLYLRLRLDETPAFQKLEGGTAHATEAADHVETTAKGDLAKIFRNYWPTLILCICLVGAYNITDYMLLSYMPTYLSDELGYSETHGLLILLAVMVFLMLIISQVGKLSDHFGRKPLLMTGMIGFLVLSLPAFLLIRQGSIPAITIGMLMLGLSLVCMLGTMSAALPALFPTNVRYGSLSVGYNLSASIFGGTTPLVITALISWSGSNLMPAYYAMAAALVGVIAVACMKETANKPLAGSPPSVETSAEAEELVAAQTPDPKF, translated from the coding sequence ATGGCGGCCTCCGACCCCCACCAGGCGGCCGACCCCGAAGCGGTCAAACGCCACCCCGCCCTCTTCCGTGCCATCCGAAAGCGCCAGAACCCCAAGCTGCGCCGGACGGACATCACCATCACGGACGACCAGGCGGTCAAGCGCGCGGTCAAGGCGGCGTCGCTCGGTAACGCCATGGAGTGGTTCGACTTCGGCATCTACTCCTACCTCGCCGCCACCCTGGGCCATGTCTTCTTCCCGTCCGGGAACGACACCACCCAGCTCCTCTCCTCCTTCGCCACCTTCGCCGTCGCCTTCCTCGTACGCCCGCTCGGCGGCATGTTCTTCGGCCCCATGGGCGACAAGATCGGCCGCAAGAAGGTCCTCGCCCTCACCATGATCCTCATGGCGGTCGGCACCTTCGCCATCGGCGTCATCCCCTCCCACGACACCATCGGCGTAGGCGCCCCCATCCTCCTCATCGTCTTCCGGATGCTCCAGGGCTTCTCCACCGGCGGCGAGTACGGCGGCGCGTCCACGTTCATCGCCGAGTACGCCCCCGACAAGCGCCGCGGCTACTTCGGCAGCTTCCTCGAATTCGGCACCCTCGCCGGATACGTCGGCGCCGCCGGCCTCGTCACCGCGCTCTACGCCCTCCTCAACGACACCCAGATGGAAGCCTGGGGCTGGCGCATCCCCTTCCTCGTCGCCGGCCCCCTCGGCCTCGTCGGCCTCTACCTGCGACTGCGCCTCGACGAGACCCCCGCCTTCCAGAAACTGGAGGGCGGCACCGCACACGCCACCGAGGCGGCGGACCACGTGGAGACCACCGCGAAGGGCGACCTCGCCAAGATCTTCCGCAACTACTGGCCGACGCTCATCCTCTGCATCTGCCTGGTCGGCGCGTACAACATCACCGACTACATGCTGCTGTCGTACATGCCGACGTACCTCTCCGACGAACTCGGCTACAGCGAGACCCACGGCCTGCTGATCCTGCTCGCCGTCATGGTCTTCCTGATGCTGATCATCAGCCAGGTCGGCAAGCTCTCCGACCACTTCGGCCGCAAGCCCCTCCTCATGACGGGCATGATCGGCTTCCTGGTCCTCTCCCTCCCCGCCTTCCTCCTGATCCGCCAGGGCAGCATCCCCGCCATCACGATCGGCATGCTGATGCTGGGCCTCTCCCTGGTCTGCATGCTCGGCACGATGTCGGCGGCGCTCCCGGCCCTGTTCCCGACGAACGTCCGCTACGGGTCCCTGTCGGTGGGCTACAACCTGTCGGCGTCGATCTTCGGCGGCACGACCCCGCTGGTCATCACGGCCCTGATCAGCTGGTCGGGCAGCAACCTGATGCCGGCGTACTACGCGATGGCGGCGGCGCTGGTGGGCGTGATCGCGGTGGCCTGCATGAAGGAGACCGCGAACAAGCCGCTGGCGGGCTCGCCCCCTTCGGTGGAGACGAGCGCGGAGGCGGAGGAACTGGTCGCGGCCCAGACCCCGGACCCGAAGTTCTGA
- a CDS encoding HNH endonuclease signature motif containing protein, which translates to MAEWDIDISHFVDTRVRHTKEKLRELAASSGSVAEVVRRLGINPVGGNHAHISRRITALGIDTSHFVRTPPRRPKGTLGSRLTLGSPSEGRVPGQRLRRELVQTGIGDECAVCGNEGEWQGDPLRLEVDHINGDWWDNRPENLRILCPNCHAATDTYRGRKRRKAL; encoded by the coding sequence ATGGCGGAGTGGGACATCGACATCTCGCACTTCGTCGACACGAGGGTGCGCCACACCAAAGAGAAGCTGCGCGAACTTGCCGCCAGTTCCGGGAGCGTGGCCGAGGTCGTGCGTCGCCTGGGCATCAATCCGGTGGGCGGCAATCACGCACATATCAGCCGCCGCATCACAGCGCTCGGGATCGACACATCACATTTCGTGCGCACACCGCCTCGTCGCCCCAAAGGGACGCTGGGGAGCCGCCTGACGCTCGGCTCCCCTTCGGAGGGCCGGGTCCCCGGCCAACGACTGCGTCGGGAACTCGTCCAAACGGGGATTGGCGATGAATGTGCCGTCTGCGGCAACGAAGGCGAGTGGCAAGGCGATCCTCTCCGGCTCGAAGTGGATCACATCAATGGCGACTGGTGGGACAACCGCCCGGAGAATCTCCGGATCCTGTGCCCCAACTGCCATGCCGCGACCGATACTTATCGCGGCCGCAAGCGCAGGAAGGCGCTATGA
- a CDS encoding HNH endonuclease signature motif containing protein → MSGKYPRDVLARTAAAATSLVDVLRRLDAPLGTRSCRYVRDRLRHYAIDTSHFVEEALPDREHHAYPEEVLAEAAAHSHSIREMFEYMGLPPSDSPYGYVRRKLDRLGIDTSHFTSGRRYGTPCTPRHKLAAAVGESQSLAGVLSALGQVDNGGARARLKRDIEAYGLSIDHFTGQGHSAGTRSSHRKSAASILVRLEDGAYRTRTPFLRRALDDVGVPRECARCGTGETWRGGRLVLEIDHISGDRLDNRLENLRYLCPSCHSQTATFSTRTRSASPKR, encoded by the coding sequence ATGAGCGGCAAGTACCCCCGTGATGTGCTCGCACGAACCGCCGCTGCCGCAACCAGCCTCGTCGACGTCCTGCGCCGCCTCGACGCGCCGCTGGGCACCAGGTCCTGCCGCTACGTGCGCGACCGGCTCCGGCACTACGCCATCGACACGTCCCACTTCGTCGAGGAGGCCTTACCGGATCGAGAGCACCACGCGTACCCGGAAGAGGTCCTTGCCGAAGCCGCCGCCCACTCCCACAGCATCCGGGAGATGTTCGAGTACATGGGCCTGCCACCAAGCGACAGCCCCTACGGCTACGTACGCAGGAAGCTCGATCGACTCGGGATTGATACGTCCCACTTCACCAGCGGGCGCCGATACGGGACTCCCTGCACGCCGCGTCACAAGCTGGCCGCCGCGGTAGGCGAGTCACAAAGCCTCGCCGGTGTGCTGAGTGCTCTGGGTCAAGTAGACAACGGCGGCGCTCGCGCCCGCCTGAAACGGGATATTGAGGCGTATGGCCTGTCAATCGACCACTTCACCGGCCAAGGCCATTCGGCCGGCACACGCTCCTCGCACCGCAAATCCGCCGCCAGCATCCTCGTCCGCCTGGAAGACGGGGCATACCGAACGCGTACGCCGTTCCTGAGACGAGCACTTGACGACGTCGGGGTTCCTCGGGAATGCGCGAGATGCGGAACTGGCGAGACATGGCGGGGAGGCCGGCTCGTCCTGGAGATCGATCACATCAGTGGCGACCGCTTGGACAACCGGCTCGAGAACCTTCGCTATCTCTGCCCTTCATGCCACAGCCAAACAGCTACTTTCTCCACTCGCACCCGCTCGGCCTCCCCGAAGCGGTAA
- the rdgB gene encoding RdgB/HAM1 family non-canonical purine NTP pyrophosphatase: MTRLILATRNAGKITELHAILADAGLTHELVGADAYPEIPDVKETGVTFAENALLKAHALAQATGHPAIADDSGLCVDVLGGAPGIFSARWAGTHGNDQANLDLLLAQLGDISDPHRGAHFACAAALALPDGTERVVEGRLLGTLRHVPAGAGGFGYDPILQPEGDTRTCAELTPAEKNAISHRGKAFRALVPVVRELVG; encoded by the coding sequence ATGACCCGCCTCATCCTCGCCACCCGCAACGCCGGGAAGATCACCGAACTCCACGCGATCCTCGCCGACGCAGGCCTCACCCACGAGCTCGTCGGCGCGGACGCGTACCCGGAGATCCCCGACGTCAAGGAAACCGGCGTCACCTTCGCCGAGAACGCCCTCCTCAAGGCCCACGCCCTCGCCCAGGCCACCGGCCACCCCGCCATCGCCGACGACTCCGGCCTCTGCGTCGACGTCCTCGGCGGCGCCCCCGGCATCTTCTCGGCCCGCTGGGCCGGCACCCACGGCAACGACCAGGCCAACCTGGACCTGCTCCTGGCCCAGCTCGGTGACATCTCCGACCCCCATCGCGGGGCCCACTTCGCCTGCGCGGCCGCCCTCGCCCTCCCGGACGGCACGGAACGCGTGGTCGAGGGCCGCCTGCTCGGCACCCTGCGCCACGTCCCCGCCGGTGCGGGCGGCTTCGGCTACGACCCGATCCTCCAGCCGGAGGGCGATACCCGGACGTGTGCGGAGCTGACCCCGGCGGAGAAGAACGCGATCAGCCACCGGGGGAAGGCGTTCCGGGCGTTGGTGCCGGTGGTGCGGGAACTGGTGGGGTGA
- the rph gene encoding ribonuclease PH, with the protein MSRIDGRTPDQLRPVTIERGWSKHAEGSVLISFGDTKVFCTASVTEGVPRWRKGSGEGWVTAEYSMLPRSTNTRGDRESVRGKIGGRTHEISRLIGRSLRAVIDYKALGENTVVLDCDVLQADGGTRTAAITGAYVALADAITWAQGKKIIKHGRKPLTGTVSAISVGIVDGTPLLDLCYEEDVRAETDMNVVCTGDGRFVEVQGTAEAEPFDRKELNALLDLATAGCVDLTAFQNDALARTLGE; encoded by the coding sequence ATGTCTCGTATCGACGGCCGCACCCCCGACCAGCTCCGCCCCGTCACCATCGAACGCGGATGGAGCAAGCACGCCGAAGGATCCGTACTCATCTCCTTCGGCGACACCAAAGTCTTCTGCACCGCCTCCGTCACCGAAGGCGTACCGCGCTGGCGCAAGGGCAGCGGCGAAGGCTGGGTCACCGCCGAATACTCCATGCTGCCCCGCTCCACCAACACCCGCGGCGACCGCGAATCCGTACGCGGCAAGATCGGCGGCCGCACCCACGAGATCAGCCGCCTCATCGGCCGCTCGCTGCGCGCCGTCATCGACTACAAGGCCCTCGGCGAGAACACCGTCGTCCTCGACTGCGACGTCCTCCAGGCCGACGGCGGCACCCGCACCGCCGCCATCACCGGCGCCTACGTCGCCCTCGCCGACGCCATCACCTGGGCCCAGGGCAAGAAGATCATCAAGCACGGACGCAAGCCGCTCACCGGCACCGTCTCCGCCATCAGCGTCGGCATCGTCGACGGCACCCCCCTCCTCGACCTCTGCTACGAGGAGGACGTCCGCGCCGAGACCGACATGAACGTCGTCTGCACCGGCGACGGCCGCTTCGTCGAGGTCCAGGGCACCGCCGAGGCCGAGCCCTTCGACCGCAAGGAGCTCAACGCCCTCCTCGACCTCGCCACCGCCGGCTGCGTCGACCTCACCGCCTTCCAGAACGACGCCCTCGCCCGCACCCTCGGCGAGTAG
- a CDS encoding glucose PTS transporter subunit EIIB has translation MASKAEKIVAGLGGIENIEEVEGCITRLRTEVIDPSKVDEAALKAAGAHGVVKMGTAIQVVIGTDADPIAADIEDMM, from the coding sequence ATGGCCAGCAAGGCTGAGAAGATCGTCGCCGGGCTCGGCGGAATCGAGAACATCGAAGAGGTCGAAGGCTGCATCACCCGCCTCCGCACCGAGGTCATCGACCCGAGCAAGGTCGACGAAGCCGCGCTCAAGGCCGCCGGAGCCCACGGCGTCGTCAAGATGGGCACCGCGATCCAGGTCGTCATCGGCACCGACGCCGACCCCATCGCCGCCGACATCGAAGACATGATGTGA
- a CDS encoding PTS transporter subunit EIIC, whose product MSSSSAAIPQKKWWNGLFQGLQKMGRSLQLPIAVLPAAGILNRLGQPDVFGDDGLGWNNIAKVFAAAGGALLDSGLGLPLLFCVGVAIGMAKKSDGSTALAAVTGFLVFYAVLHAFPVDCPSGSTFTSGGTWFGTCVTGDAQVTAAEYQNPGVFGGIVMGLLSAWFWQRYHRVKLVDWLGFFNGRRLVPIIMAFVGLLFAALCAWLWQPIGDGLTSFSKWLVDLDWAGSGIFGVANRALLVIGLHQFLNTFVWFQFGDYTKPDGTMVHGDINRFLAGDPTAGQFTTGFFPIMMFALPAAALAIYHCAKPHRRKAVGGMMVSVGLTSFVTGITEPIEYSFLFVAPLLYAIHAVLTGVSMAVTWALGVKDGFSFSAGLIDYVINWSLATKPWLIIPIGLAFAVVYYVIFRFAITRFNLQTPGREPDEVEEEIEKNLTK is encoded by the coding sequence ATGAGCTCAAGCAGCGCAGCGATCCCACAGAAAAAGTGGTGGAACGGCCTCTTCCAGGGCCTGCAGAAGATGGGGCGCAGCCTTCAGCTCCCGATCGCCGTACTGCCGGCGGCAGGCATTCTGAACCGGCTCGGCCAGCCGGATGTGTTCGGCGACGACGGTCTCGGCTGGAACAACATCGCCAAGGTGTTCGCGGCGGCCGGTGGTGCGCTGCTGGACTCGGGGCTCGGGCTCCCGCTGTTGTTCTGCGTGGGTGTCGCGATCGGCATGGCGAAGAAGTCGGACGGTTCGACGGCACTGGCCGCCGTGACCGGCTTCCTCGTCTTCTACGCGGTGCTGCACGCCTTCCCGGTGGACTGCCCCAGCGGTTCCACGTTCACCTCGGGCGGTACGTGGTTCGGTACGTGTGTCACGGGTGACGCCCAGGTGACGGCGGCCGAGTACCAGAACCCGGGGGTGTTCGGCGGCATCGTGATGGGCCTGCTGTCGGCCTGGTTCTGGCAGCGGTATCACCGGGTGAAGCTGGTGGACTGGCTGGGCTTCTTCAACGGCCGGCGGCTGGTCCCGATCATCATGGCGTTCGTCGGCCTGCTCTTCGCGGCGTTGTGTGCGTGGCTGTGGCAGCCGATCGGTGACGGCCTGACGAGCTTCTCGAAGTGGCTGGTGGACCTGGACTGGGCGGGTTCGGGCATCTTCGGTGTGGCCAACCGTGCGTTGCTGGTGATCGGTCTGCACCAGTTCCTGAACACGTTCGTCTGGTTCCAGTTCGGTGATTACACGAAGCCGGACGGGACGATGGTGCACGGTGACATCAACCGGTTCCTGGCGGGTGACCCGACGGCCGGTCAGTTCACGACGGGCTTCTTCCCGATCATGATGTTCGCGCTGCCGGCGGCGGCGCTGGCGATCTACCACTGCGCGAAGCCGCACCGGCGCAAGGCGGTCGGCGGCATGATGGTCTCGGTCGGTCTGACGTCGTTCGTGACGGGAATCACGGAACCGATCGAGTACTCGTTCCTCTTCGTCGCACCCCTGCTGTACGCGATCCACGCGGTGCTCACGGGTGTGTCGATGGCGGTAACGTGGGCGCTCGGGGTGAAGGACGGCTTCAGCTTCTCGGCGGGTCTGATCGACTACGTCATCAACTGGAGTCTGGCGACGAAACCCTGGCTGATCATCCCGATCGGGCTGGCGTTCGCCGTCGTGTATTACGTGATCTTCCGGTTCGCGATCACCAGGTTCAACCTCCAGACGCCGGGCCGTGAGCCCGACGAGGTGGAGGAGGAGATCGAGAAGAACCTCACGAAGTAA